The Streptomyces sp. DH-12 genome has a window encoding:
- a CDS encoding acyl-CoA dehydrogenase family protein: protein MGSRLTEEQAAFAAAVRDFAKRECGTREQRDALTDGGREAHHPGLYRKLADLGWLGICLPEEYGGAGGGTADACLFLEETSYGMVPCGGFVTTVITAKAYERFGTERQRREVLSGAVRGDVLAIAMSEPGAGSDVGALRCRARRERDGTWAIDGQKTWISNAHCARSILLVARTGEDKHGGLTMFHLPAGTPGVEIRGIGTMRGREVNDVHLTDVRLPADSVVGEVNGGWRQLMAGLDHERLFLAADMLGLARRAFDDAVAYVREREQFGRPVGSFQALRHRVADLATEIECTRLLVREVALDCDARPDELFPREASMAKLKATELAKRTALEGMQMMGGYGYTTEFDMERHLRAAVVSTVYGGTSEIQRDVIGKTYGL, encoded by the coding sequence ATGGGCAGTCGACTCACCGAGGAACAGGCCGCGTTCGCGGCGGCCGTACGCGACTTCGCCAAGCGCGAGTGCGGCACCCGGGAACAGCGCGACGCGCTGACGGACGGCGGCCGCGAGGCGCACCATCCGGGGCTGTACCGCAAGCTGGCCGACCTGGGCTGGCTCGGGATCTGCCTGCCCGAGGAGTACGGCGGCGCCGGCGGCGGGACCGCCGACGCCTGCCTGTTCCTGGAGGAGACGTCGTACGGGATGGTGCCGTGCGGCGGCTTCGTCACGACGGTGATCACGGCGAAGGCGTACGAGCGGTTCGGCACCGAACGGCAGCGGCGGGAGGTGCTGTCCGGCGCGGTCCGCGGCGACGTGCTGGCGATCGCGATGTCGGAGCCGGGGGCCGGGTCCGACGTCGGGGCGCTGCGCTGCCGGGCCCGGCGGGAGCGGGACGGCACCTGGGCGATCGACGGCCAGAAGACCTGGATCTCCAACGCGCACTGCGCCCGGAGCATCCTGCTGGTGGCCCGCACCGGCGAGGACAAGCACGGCGGGCTGACCATGTTCCACCTGCCGGCCGGCACACCGGGCGTGGAGATCCGGGGCATCGGGACGATGCGCGGCCGCGAGGTCAACGACGTCCACCTCACGGACGTACGCCTGCCCGCGGACTCCGTCGTCGGCGAGGTGAACGGCGGGTGGAGGCAGTTGATGGCCGGCCTCGACCACGAGCGGCTGTTCCTGGCCGCCGACATGCTGGGCCTGGCCCGCCGCGCCTTCGACGACGCGGTCGCCTACGTCCGTGAACGGGAGCAGTTCGGGCGGCCCGTCGGCTCCTTCCAGGCGCTGCGGCACCGGGTCGCGGACCTGGCCACCGAGATCGAGTGCACACGGCTGCTGGTGCGCGAGGTGGCCCTGGACTGCGACGCGCGGCCGGACGAGCTGTTCCCGCGCGAGGCGTCGATGGCCAAGCTGAAGGCCACCGAACTCGCCAAGCGCACCGCGCTGGAGGGCATGCAGATGATGGGCGGCTACGGCTACACCACGGAGTTCGACATGGAGCGCCATCTGCGGGCCGCGGTCGTCTCCACGGTGTACGGCGGGACGAGCGAGATCCAGCGGGACGTCATCGGCAAGACGTACGGGCTCTGA
- a CDS encoding AMP-dependent synthetase/ligase has protein sequence MTSPPRTAGDLPDDPAARTLPRLLARNAHAYPDLPGLSWQSDDPGTDWATLTWGEIHAHTRGLAAGYRALGVGRGDHVLLMMANRPEHWLSDLALVRLGAVPVSVYGTSAPEQITHIARNCRARLAVVGGADQLPVWEPLLADPGTPLERLVVADAGAEGAHVPYASLRREPVPEEFGKELDTARPEDPLTVVYTSGTTGEPKGVVLTHRVVLSNVLALDAVVELPPHVEHVCYLPFAHIAERMLGIYLPCHRASHVYLCADPTKVGEVVRTVRPAQFFGVPRIWEKLSAAVRAVLSLMPDGQRAVIDAAFEVAREHVAYRERGQVPPPELEERYTRVREEVLLPMLAAGGLDRVTWTASASAPMPADVVRFWAGFGVVIMDAWGLTETTGVATSNSPKTGFRLGSVGRPVGSVEIRVAEDGEIMVRGASVFDGYLQPDGSVRSALDADGWLATGDVGRIDEDGYLWLTDRKKEMIITSTGKNVSPALVENTLKEHPLIGQAMVHGDNRSYLVALLVLDPEAAPAWAARHGIDTEGGPAALVRHPDIRAEVERAVAAANSRLNRTEQVKRYELLAEEWGPATGELTPSLKMRRRVIRDKYADALTALYDG, from the coding sequence ATGACTTCGCCACCCCGCACCGCAGGCGACCTGCCCGACGACCCCGCCGCCCGCACCCTGCCCCGGCTCCTGGCCCGCAACGCGCACGCGTACCCCGACCTGCCGGGCCTGTCCTGGCAGTCGGACGACCCCGGCACCGACTGGGCGACGCTCACCTGGGGCGAGATCCACGCGCACACCCGAGGCCTCGCCGCCGGCTACCGGGCCCTCGGCGTCGGCCGCGGCGACCACGTGCTCCTGATGATGGCCAACCGGCCCGAGCACTGGCTGTCCGACCTGGCGCTGGTCCGCCTCGGCGCGGTCCCGGTGAGCGTCTACGGCACCTCGGCCCCCGAGCAGATCACCCACATCGCCCGCAACTGCCGCGCCCGCCTCGCCGTCGTCGGCGGGGCGGACCAGCTCCCGGTGTGGGAACCGCTGCTGGCCGACCCCGGTACCCCGCTGGAACGGCTCGTGGTGGCCGACGCGGGAGCCGAGGGCGCGCACGTGCCGTACGCGTCGCTGCGGCGCGAGCCGGTGCCGGAGGAGTTCGGCAAGGAACTGGACACCGCCCGTCCCGAGGACCCGCTGACCGTCGTCTACACCTCCGGCACCACCGGCGAGCCCAAGGGCGTCGTCCTCACCCACCGGGTGGTGCTGTCCAACGTGCTCGCGCTGGACGCCGTGGTGGAACTCCCGCCGCACGTCGAGCACGTCTGCTACCTGCCGTTCGCGCACATCGCCGAGCGGATGCTGGGCATCTACCTGCCCTGTCACCGCGCGTCGCACGTCTACCTGTGCGCCGACCCGACGAAGGTCGGCGAGGTGGTGCGCACGGTGCGCCCGGCGCAGTTCTTCGGCGTGCCGCGCATCTGGGAGAAACTGTCCGCCGCCGTGCGGGCCGTGCTCTCGCTGATGCCGGACGGCCAACGGGCCGTCATCGACGCGGCGTTCGAGGTGGCGCGCGAGCACGTCGCGTACCGCGAGCGCGGCCAGGTGCCGCCGCCCGAGCTGGAGGAGCGCTACACCCGCGTCCGCGAGGAGGTGCTGCTGCCCATGCTGGCGGCCGGCGGCCTGGACCGGGTGACCTGGACGGCCAGCGCGTCCGCGCCCATGCCGGCCGACGTGGTGAGGTTCTGGGCCGGGTTCGGCGTCGTCATCATGGACGCCTGGGGGCTGACCGAGACCACCGGCGTCGCCACCAGCAACAGCCCGAAGACCGGTTTCCGGCTCGGCTCGGTGGGCCGCCCGGTGGGGTCCGTGGAGATCCGCGTCGCCGAGGACGGCGAGATCATGGTGCGCGGCGCGTCGGTGTTCGACGGCTACCTCCAGCCGGACGGCTCCGTGCGGTCCGCGCTGGACGCCGACGGCTGGCTGGCCACCGGCGACGTCGGCCGGATCGACGAGGACGGCTACCTGTGGCTCACCGACCGCAAGAAGGAGATGATCATCACCTCGACCGGCAAGAACGTCTCGCCGGCCCTGGTGGAGAACACCCTCAAGGAACACCCGCTGATCGGCCAGGCCATGGTGCACGGCGACAACCGCTCCTACCTGGTCGCCCTGCTGGTCCTTGACCCGGAGGCCGCCCCGGCCTGGGCCGCGAGGCACGGCATCGACACGGAGGGCGGCCCGGCCGCCCTCGTACGGCATCCGGACATCCGGGCCGAGGTGGAGCGTGCGGTGGCCGCCGCCAACAGCCGCCTCAACCGCACCGAGCAGGTCAAGCGGTACGAACTGCTCGCTGAGGAGTGGGGTCCGGCGACCGGTGAGCTGACCCCGTCGCTGAAGATGCGGCGCCGCGTCATCCGCGACAAGTACGCCGACGCGTTGACCGCGCTCTACGACGGCTGA